The segment GCCAAGTCGCAAAGCGACACCACGCCGTACGTCGGGCTGGTGTACGACATCGGCCGCCATGTGTCGGCCTACGGCAGCTACACGGAGATTTTCAACCCGCAAAGCAGCATCGACGGCACGGGCCAGACCCTGGCGGCGGCCACCGGCAAGAGCCTGGAAGCGGGCCTGAAAAGCGAGTGGTTCGACGGCCGCCTGAACCTGTCCGGCGCGCTGTTCAAGACGCGCCAGAAGAACGTGGCGGAAGCGGCCGGCACCACGCCCGACCTCAAGACCTTCTACAAGGGCGTCGATTCGGAATCACAGGGCTTCGAACTCGATGCATCGGGCGAGCTGACGAAGGGCTGGCAGGCGAACGCCGGCTATGCGCAGCTGCGCATCAAGGGCAACGATGGCAAGGATGCGCGCACCTTCATCCCGCGCAAGCAATTCCACCTGGCCACCACCTGCCATGTGCCGGCCATGCCTGCGCTGAAAGTGGGCGCCAGCCTGAACTGGCAGGACGCCATCTACAACCGGATCGACGACACGACCACCCTGCACCAGGGCGCGTATGCGCAGCTGGGCCTGATGGCCAGCTACGCCATCAGCCGCAACGTCAGCCTGGCGCTGAACCTGAACAATGTGACGGACAAGAAGCACCTGACCAGCTTGTACTGGACCCAGTCGCTGTACGCCGCCGGCCGCAATGGCAGCGCCACCCTGAGCTGGAAATATTAGGGAGCCGCCATGCGACTGCGTCCTTCGATGGTCGTCCTGCACCGCTGGTTCGGCCTGGCGGTAGCCCTCTTCCTGTTCGTCTCCGGCCTGACGGGCGCCGTCATCTCGTGGGATCACGAACTCGATGCCTGGCTCAATCCGCAGCTGTTCCACGCCGCCAGCGGCGCGGACGCGGGGCCGACAAAAACAGGCCTGGAACTGGCGCGCCAGCTCGAGGAGCAGGACCCGCGCCTGCGCGTCAACTACACGCTCACGGCGCTCGAACCCGGGCACGCGGCGCTGATCTCGGTGGAAGGCCGGCTGGACCCGGCCACCGGCAAGCCGTTTGAAACGGGCTTCAACCAGGTGGCCGTCGATCCCGCCACGGGCGCCATCCAGGGCACGCGCCAGTGGGGCGTCGTCTCGCTGACGCGCGAAAACCTGCTGCCCTTCCTGTACAAGCTGCATTACACCATGCACATCCCCGATGGCTGGGGCATCGAACTGGGCGTCTGGTTCATGGGCATCGTCGGCATCGTGTGGCTGTTCGATTGCGGCATCGCGCTGTACCTGTCGTTCCCGAACTGGCGCAGCTGGCGCAAATCGCTGGCCTTCCGCTGGCGCGAAGGCGGCCACAAGCTGAACTTCGACCTGCACCGCTCGGGCGGCGTGTGGGTCTGGCTGTTGCTGCTGGTGCTGGCCATCACCTCCGTGTCGATGAATCTGCAAACCCAGGTGATGCGTCCCCTCGTGGCGAAGTTGTCCACCCTCAGCACGAACGCCTTCGACAGCCGCTCGCCGCGGCCGCCCGACCACCCCATCGAACCGTTGCTGACGCGCGAACAGGCGGTGGCGCTGGCCAGGACGGAAGCGGCAAGGCGCGGCTGGGCGCTGCCGGCCGGCGGCGTGTTTTACTCGTCGAGCTACGGCCTGTATGGCGTGGGTTTCTTCGAGGCGGACAATGACCATGGCGACGGGGGCCTGGGCAACGCGTGGCTCTACTTCGATGGCCGCGACGGCAAGCCGGCTGGCGGCGTGGTGCCCGGCACGGGCAGCGCGGGCGATATCTTCCTGCAGGCGCAATTCCCGCTGCATTCCGGCCGCATCCTCGGCCTGCCCGGTCGCATCCTGATTTCCGCCATGGGCCTGGTGGTGGCGATGCTGAGCGCGACTGGACTGGTCATCTGGCTGCGCAAGCGCGGCGCGCGGGTGCGGCAAGCCGGCAAGGCTGCCCATGAAGCACACCAGCTTCATGCGACCTTCAGCAAATAGGCTCGGCAAACCGCCACAAGGCGGCGCAATTGGGCGACACTGGCCATCCGCCCATCGCCACGAAAGCCGTCCATGCGCCATCTGCTGCTGATTACCACCTTGTATCTGCCCTTCGCCGCCGGTGCGCAAGACAACCCCGCCACCCTGGAACAAGTCCTGCAAGCCGAGGACGGCGACAGCCATGGCGACTTGCGCGCCGTCGTCGTGCTGCGCGACGGCGCCATCGTGGCCGAGCGCTATTACAACGGCGAGACGGCCGACACCCTGCACGACATCCGTTCGGCCGGCAAGAGCATCACCGCCTTGCTGGCAGGTGCGGCCGTGGCGCGCGGCCAGCTGGCGACGACAAAAACGGTGGGAGACTACTGGCCCGAAGTCGCCGGCAGCCCGGCGGGCAAGGTGATCCTCGACGACTTGCTGACCATGCGTTCTGGCCTGGCCGCCTTCGATGAGGACGAACAGTCGCCGGGCAATGAAGACAAGCTCGATGCGGCGCCCGACCCTGCCGCCTTCGTGCGCGGCGTGCCCGTCGCCACGGCACCGGGCAGCACGTACCGCTACAACTCGCTGGGAGCGTATATCGCGGGCAGAGTGGCGGAAAGCGCCAGCGGCGCCGACCTGGAAGATATCGCGGCCAAGGCGCTGTTCGCGCCGCTGGGCATCACGCGCTGGAGCTGGGGCCGCGACGTGGCCAACCATCCTAAAGGACAGGGCAATTTGTCGCTGCGCGCACGCGACACGGCAAAAATCGGCCAGATGGTGCTCGACGGCGGCGTAGTTGACGGCAAGAGGGTGATCGATACGAGCTGGCTGCAAGCCGCGCTGGCGCCGCGCGTGGCCATCGGCGCCGTCGACCGCTACGCCGACAGCTACGGCTATTTCTGGTACGCGAAGACGCAGGATATCGGGGGCCACAAGATCACCGTGCATTTCGCCTCGGGCAATGGCGGCAACAAGATCTACGTGATACCGGCGCGCCGCATGGTGGTGAGCATCGCATCCAGCGCGTATGGCAAGGGATATGGACAGCGCCGTTCGGAAGACATCCTGAAGGCCATCCTGAAGGCGGATGCAACGCAGATGTAAGCGTTTGTAATGACCGTCAACGGTAACGATCCGGGGCGCGTTTTATGCTCAGTGACACGGGAAACATCCCGGCACCAACAGACATACCAGACAAACCACCACTGAGGACTGCACCATGAAAAAAGCAATTGTTACCCTGATCGCCGGCCTGTTCGCAACTGCAGCCTTCGCCCAAACCCCGGCAGCACCTGCAGCCGCTCCGGCAGCTTCGGTACCGGCGAAAGTGGAAGCGGCCCACACCAAGGCCGTCGTGAAAGCGGACGCCAAGGAAGCGCAAACGGCCGTGAAAGCCGATGCGAAAGAAGCCAAGGCAGTCGTCGCCGCGAAAACGGAAGTCGCCAGCGCCAAAGCGGAAGCGGCTACCACGAAAGCCAAGGCACACCACAAGGCCAAGAAAACCAAGGCCAAGGCCGACGAAAAGCTGGCATCGGCCACCGCCGAAGCAGCACCGGTAACGGCACCTGCAGCAGCCAAGTAATTCCGACACACTTTACCGACCACACATACCAAGGATTTCATCATGAAAAAAGTTATCGCCACCCTGATCGCCAGCCTGTTCGCCACCGCCGCTTTCGCCCAGGCGCCAGCGGCTCCTGCCGCCACCCCGGCCGCTCCTGCAGTGGCAGCCGCACCGGCAGCCAAGGCCGAAGCCCCGGCAGCCGCCGTCAAGCCGGCGACGCACAAGAAAGCCAAGCATCACAAGGCCAAGAAAGCCGCTCCAGCCGACAAGGCAGCACCGGCGGCGCCAGCAGCTTCCGCACCGGTAGCTTCCGCGCCAGCAGCAACGCCAGCCAAGTAATCGCGGCGGCATAAATGAAAAGACAGGGTGCGCCCTGTCTTTTTTTTCGTCCGCTTATTTGGGCATCAGCACCGTGTCGATGACATTGATCACGCCATTCGACTGGTAC is part of the Janthinobacterium sp. 67 genome and harbors:
- a CDS encoding serine hydrolase domain-containing protein, with translation MRHLLLITTLYLPFAAGAQDNPATLEQVLQAEDGDSHGDLRAVVVLRDGAIVAERYYNGETADTLHDIRSAGKSITALLAGAAVARGQLATTKTVGDYWPEVAGSPAGKVILDDLLTMRSGLAAFDEDEQSPGNEDKLDAAPDPAAFVRGVPVATAPGSTYRYNSLGAYIAGRVAESASGADLEDIAAKALFAPLGITRWSWGRDVANHPKGQGNLSLRARDTAKIGQMVLDGGVVDGKRVIDTSWLQAALAPRVAIGAVDRYADSYGYFWYAKTQDIGGHKITVHFASGNGGNKIYVIPARRMVVSIASSAYGKGYGQRRSEDILKAILKADATQM
- a CDS encoding PepSY-associated TM helix domain-containing protein; amino-acid sequence: MRPSMVVLHRWFGLAVALFLFVSGLTGAVISWDHELDAWLNPQLFHAASGADAGPTKTGLELARQLEEQDPRLRVNYTLTALEPGHAALISVEGRLDPATGKPFETGFNQVAVDPATGAIQGTRQWGVVSLTRENLLPFLYKLHYTMHIPDGWGIELGVWFMGIVGIVWLFDCGIALYLSFPNWRSWRKSLAFRWREGGHKLNFDLHRSGGVWVWLLLLVLAITSVSMNLQTQVMRPLVAKLSTLSTNAFDSRSPRPPDHPIEPLLTREQAVALARTEAARRGWALPAGGVFYSSSYGLYGVGFFEADNDHGDGGLGNAWLYFDGRDGKPAGGVVPGTGSAGDIFLQAQFPLHSGRILGLPGRILISAMGLVVAMLSATGLVIWLRKRGARVRQAGKAAHEAHQLHATFSK